A portion of the Eubacterium maltosivorans genome contains these proteins:
- a CDS encoding InlB B-repeat-containing protein, which yields MQKRKEVKRFICFVMAFVLALCLVGTLAPGKVKAQTRQQVWEDGIRKISRKDTSGMGDTATGSAVPRWDGSAKAAKLKEGSTTVYEIWTPEELRWALSGSKNVELMCDLDMGGEIKTTNFDGTANDTADTANGDYKLWSIVTLKNCEVNGNGHTIYNLSANTGFVNLGLGAVLRDITFDTFKIYGSGAVGVVASTSGSTEAIPSVMTNVGLENGVVRGGDFAGGLAGSGYNSNITGCHIKNVQVKGNAHSATIAGAATGEISNSYVVDSLLVVTSHAGGVVGCTNAGVKVKNVFTNVSMYGTSEIGSFQGEGIKSVFENCYSAGFVVGTGSQVGGFIGDANSAQFKNCYSSAMVINEAGSNYGGFAGYSDGTAAVFSNCYAVGEVGALTTPNKSYSNIGGFIGANSRSFINCYYDKQTSARREFGGGTAEVKGLTTKNLTGVELSGFDPEVWDFQEGRYPQLKVFSTGSAFTDPDDIATAKVYSQASVATAFLRDQTGGDPNSKNYDTVREITDLFPMTNDENTGEGENGLVHFTWEQDPAHPDNIVGPFGSDILTISDSGSKDHVSNMTPGIGWARIEADLYENGKWYSGNHAVRFVPTVILSLDQEGDSSLGAGKDAVLYPSLTGEETLYDHVDGVKLAKTDAATLSKNPATLSSYPYPEGNGYKDQPVVIQYGGQEVTGKISVVITKTLPDGTQSEDLLTGGNAQYYADLFNGITAFTEVDKGVYTLTYSWQVNDTDPDMILKNSKKVTVRDGLTAVFKWNDSIHTEESGENSSTYAELKPPEDTLKVGDTLGDKIPQDPSQKGHSFIGWSTRADATEADYTKEKNNTVAFKKDTVMESDVLVYALWKPYQYNFEFNMPENAASVTVRGTYGKTLGDSMPQAPEQGGYVFAGWSTENPADNPGAAPSLKGDTIIDETLVGETGNNGTIQVYPVYRPSEGTLSFYKNDGSLDNDGKGPRIGDAVTYQYGGTLLPPPDAGERPGHVFAGYSTVQKPVLKPDEAFDSEYPENGTFDQSDEYYAVWQIKTFAVTLKNNDGTDREILLETIPYGSLLNDEQMKPPVREGYTFTGWSRDPEGTDKLLENPVVESDQTYYACWSKNPYSLDVFLSPDAKEPSKPDTVIKDVPYGTPLGDRLPVPPQYWTDESGQKWEFTGYVDANGNPVDSQTAFNPGDLKEDHGVITGTYNQKVYTISGNKYGHGSFIKGLGIYPDGENTVVSWQPDSGYKTIQVMIDGVVRDDLLNSGKGGDIAFKDIHEDHQVYIAFEKDSGNDPEKPWYTIYTTKTGGGDQSTLTKTATVEEGKNYQVEWKAADGYTVTGITVDGVTHPVSDSGKIDFNQIGNDHEVIVVFEPATPELDAGSTPGFWTITTRQTGGDASGGATSLTPTAVVVKNSSPSVAWSAAPDSGYLVKTVVIDKGTPEERELTNDEIAADQWLFDNISKNHTVDVVFDHPEKPVDPDKKQYKIETVLTGGPGVITGSAVVEEGDQYKVEWKGPEDERYIVEEIKVNGTPQELDKEETFFENIQQDSRVEVKLKPNLRVVETSRVGQGSIDPSKTVFYKDSYMVKAAPAQGWYLRRVELDGEVAGEFTDPTIPQTMMLMSALADTAEQQVTIDENQNIVIPLEGIVEDHEVKVTFVKEGETEIPEDNLFNLSTRIEGGTGIITPGSAVSRGETVQINWSPDAEFEVDHIDIRVNGVLRNDLAATVQNNSVILNDICDTYDITVVLKHGDLEADDPSGGGLPLYYNIQTDITGAAGADITPSQYHRPAGSSVPVQWSYDALLYEVKAVNVDGVSHPELAASFEYAFDDIQSDHRIEIVLGVIEQKEPEKGQFTVSTAARGGGSIDPAVTVQEGSDAVVHWKAFEGYEVSTVIIDGIVRGDLQKPGSEGSVVFEKIDRNHTVTVVFQKDSGSITPENYVVETFRQGNGSITPTTAIKAGSDHEVVFAPDPGYKVTRVEIDGVSRPEFIKEGKIVFKQLSGNHQVQVIFEKDGEPVIPVETCTVRVTVTGGSGKVSASATVLKGESYTVNWQPEEGWRVGKILINGTTRPDLLNKTSLELKKVTEDQEIEIFFEPIESSVPPETDGGPEDGNKLEEGDNGSSMKPMYPDEGMTEKEETPSAESISSKKIVLSGFAPNTGLRESGAGRTALLAKLLNGQWPLKSDRMALADLILTALSAALAAEALVFRRKKKARMVVMMAAITSLLLFLLTQPLILRFVIFDSWSILFLALIVCQLAARRLSKENEDAPEEEIE from the coding sequence ATGCAAAAGCGAAAAGAGGTCAAACGTTTTATATGCTTTGTCATGGCGTTTGTACTGGCTCTGTGCCTTGTCGGAACATTGGCACCCGGTAAAGTAAAGGCCCAGACAAGACAGCAGGTATGGGAGGACGGTATCCGAAAGATCAGCCGGAAGGATACGTCAGGTATGGGTGACACTGCCACCGGCAGTGCAGTTCCCCGTTGGGACGGCAGTGCCAAAGCGGCAAAGCTGAAGGAAGGCAGCACGACCGTCTATGAAATATGGACACCGGAGGAGCTGCGCTGGGCCTTGAGCGGCAGTAAAAATGTCGAACTGATGTGTGATCTGGACATGGGCGGAGAGATTAAAACAACAAATTTCGACGGTACCGCCAATGACACAGCCGATACCGCCAACGGTGATTATAAATTATGGAGTATTGTGACACTGAAAAACTGCGAGGTGAACGGAAACGGCCACACCATCTACAATCTGTCCGCGAACACAGGCTTTGTCAACCTTGGACTCGGAGCTGTGCTCCGGGATATCACCTTTGACACCTTTAAAATATACGGCAGCGGAGCAGTTGGGGTTGTTGCCAGCACAAGCGGCAGTACCGAAGCCATTCCGTCAGTTATGACAAACGTCGGGCTCGAAAACGGCGTGGTAAGAGGCGGCGACTTTGCGGGGGGCCTTGCGGGGTCAGGGTATAATTCCAACATTACCGGCTGCCATATTAAGAATGTCCAGGTTAAGGGAAATGCTCATTCGGCGACAATCGCCGGCGCCGCTACAGGTGAAATCTCAAATAGCTATGTGGTGGACTCGCTTTTAGTTGTCACTAGTCATGCAGGCGGTGTCGTTGGGTGCACAAACGCAGGTGTAAAGGTTAAAAATGTATTTACAAATGTAAGTATGTATGGAACGTCTGAAATAGGTTCTTTTCAAGGTGAAGGAATAAAATCTGTTTTTGAAAACTGTTACTCTGCGGGATTTGTGGTTGGTACAGGATCACAAGTTGGCGGATTTATTGGCGATGCCAACAGCGCGCAATTTAAAAATTGCTATTCGAGTGCCATGGTTATCAACGAGGCTGGAAGTAATTATGGCGGTTTTGCCGGGTATAGCGATGGGACAGCAGCTGTATTTTCAAATTGTTACGCTGTGGGTGAAGTCGGAGCATTGACAACACCTAATAAATCCTATAGTAATATAGGCGGCTTTATAGGCGCTAACAGCCGCAGCTTTATAAATTGCTACTACGATAAACAGACAAGCGCACGCCGTGAGTTTGGCGGTGGAACCGCAGAAGTTAAGGGTTTAACCACCAAGAACTTGACAGGTGTTGAGCTGTCTGGCTTTGACCCGGAAGTCTGGGATTTTCAGGAAGGGCGTTACCCACAGCTCAAGGTATTCTCCACAGGCTCTGCCTTCACCGATCCGGATGATATTGCTACCGCCAAGGTTTATTCTCAGGCATCCGTGGCGACTGCTTTTCTGAGAGACCAGACCGGGGGTGATCCTAACAGTAAGAACTATGATACTGTGCGGGAAATCACTGACCTGTTCCCCATGACCAATGATGAAAATACCGGCGAGGGAGAAAATGGCCTGGTGCATTTCACCTGGGAGCAGGACCCCGCCCACCCCGACAACATCGTGGGGCCCTTTGGCAGTGACATTCTCACTATTTCCGACAGTGGCTCAAAGGACCATGTTTCCAATATGACGCCGGGTATCGGCTGGGCCAGAATTGAAGCAGACCTTTATGAGAACGGAAAGTGGTACTCGGGAAATCACGCTGTGCGTTTTGTACCTACAGTGATCCTGTCGCTGGATCAGGAGGGCGATTCAAGTCTGGGAGCAGGAAAAGACGCGGTGCTCTACCCGTCTCTGACCGGCGAGGAAACGCTGTACGACCATGTTGACGGCGTGAAGCTGGCCAAGACCGACGCGGCGACCCTGAGCAAAAACCCGGCCACACTCTCCTCCTACCCCTATCCTGAGGGTAACGGCTATAAAGACCAGCCGGTGGTGATCCAGTACGGCGGACAGGAAGTGACTGGGAAAATCAGCGTGGTCATTACAAAAACCCTTCCCGACGGCACCCAGAGCGAGGATCTTCTTACAGGCGGTAATGCCCAATATTATGCCGATTTGTTTAACGGCATTACAGCTTTTACCGAAGTGGATAAGGGCGTTTATACCCTTACCTATTCCTGGCAGGTCAATGACACCGATCCGGATATGATTCTTAAAAACAGTAAAAAGGTTACTGTGCGTGACGGACTCACAGCTGTTTTCAAATGGAATGACAGTATTCACACAGAGGAAAGCGGTGAAAACAGCAGCACCTACGCAGAACTGAAGCCGCCAGAGGATACCCTGAAAGTGGGAGACACTCTTGGCGATAAAATACCGCAGGATCCGTCGCAAAAAGGACATAGCTTTATCGGCTGGTCGACTCGTGCGGACGCTACCGAGGCAGACTATACCAAAGAAAAAAATAACACTGTGGCGTTTAAAAAAGATACAGTCATGGAAAGTGATGTGCTGGTCTATGCTCTGTGGAAGCCCTACCAGTATAATTTTGAGTTTAATATGCCTGAAAATGCCGCATCCGTCACAGTAAGAGGGACCTACGGTAAAACACTGGGCGACAGCATGCCACAGGCTCCAGAACAGGGCGGCTATGTGTTTGCAGGCTGGAGCACAGAAAATCCGGCTGACAACCCCGGCGCCGCGCCGTCACTGAAGGGCGATACAATTATTGACGAGACCCTTGTGGGTGAGACTGGGAACAATGGAACCATCCAAGTATATCCGGTTTACCGTCCCTCTGAAGGCACATTGAGCTTTTATAAAAATGATGGGAGTCTCGATAATGATGGTAAGGGACCGCGGATTGGCGATGCTGTCACCTACCAGTACGGTGGTACCCTGCTTCCTCCGCCGGATGCCGGCGAGCGTCCCGGACATGTTTTTGCGGGCTACAGTACAGTTCAGAAGCCAGTGCTTAAACCGGATGAGGCTTTTGACAGCGAATATCCTGAAAATGGAACCTTCGATCAAAGTGACGAATACTACGCCGTATGGCAGATCAAAACCTTTGCGGTTACGCTGAAGAACAATGACGGAACAGACCGTGAAATTCTTCTGGAAACTATTCCATACGGCAGTCTTTTGAATGATGAACAGATGAAACCGCCTGTGCGGGAGGGGTATACCTTTACTGGATGGTCAAGGGACCCTGAAGGCACAGATAAACTTTTAGAGAATCCAGTGGTCGAAAGCGATCAGACCTATTACGCCTGCTGGTCCAAAAACCCCTATAGCCTGGATGTGTTTTTAAGCCCAGACGCCAAGGAGCCCTCAAAGCCTGACACGGTGATAAAGGACGTTCCCTATGGCACACCGCTGGGAGATCGGTTGCCTGTACCACCTCAGTACTGGACCGATGAAAGCGGACAGAAGTGGGAATTTACAGGCTATGTCGATGCCAATGGTAATCCGGTAGACAGCCAAACAGCTTTTAATCCCGGAGATTTGAAAGAGGATCACGGCGTTATTACAGGCACCTATAATCAGAAGGTCTACACCATTTCCGGAAATAAATATGGACACGGCAGCTTTATCAAAGGACTTGGTATTTATCCAGATGGAGAGAATACAGTAGTCAGCTGGCAGCCGGACAGCGGCTATAAAACGATTCAGGTAATGATTGATGGTGTTGTGCGGGATGATCTGTTAAATAGCGGAAAAGGCGGTGATATTGCCTTTAAGGATATTCATGAGGATCATCAGGTTTATATCGCCTTTGAAAAGGACAGCGGAAACGATCCCGAAAAACCGTGGTACACAATATATACAACAAAAACAGGCGGCGGAGACCAGTCCACACTCACCAAAACAGCGACGGTTGAGGAGGGAAAAAATTATCAGGTTGAATGGAAGGCAGCCGACGGTTACACTGTTACAGGCATCACTGTGGACGGCGTGACACATCCGGTGAGCGATTCGGGCAAAATTGATTTTAATCAGATTGGGAATGACCATGAAGTCATTGTCGTGTTTGAACCGGCTACGCCGGAACTGGACGCCGGATCAACACCAGGTTTCTGGACCATCACCACACGTCAGACAGGCGGCGATGCTTCGGGCGGCGCTACGTCCCTCACCCCCACCGCAGTGGTGGTTAAAAACTCCAGCCCATCGGTAGCATGGTCAGCAGCGCCGGACAGCGGCTACCTTGTAAAGACAGTGGTTATTGACAAGGGAACGCCTGAAGAGCGTGAGCTGACTAACGATGAAATAGCAGCTGACCAGTGGCTGTTCGACAACATTTCAAAGAATCATACCGTGGATGTTGTCTTTGACCACCCGGAAAAACCAGTTGATCCAGATAAAAAACAGTACAAAATTGAAACAGTCCTCACTGGAGGACCAGGTGTGATTACCGGTTCGGCAGTGGTGGAAGAAGGAGATCAGTATAAAGTAGAATGGAAAGGACCTGAGGATGAGCGTTACATTGTTGAGGAAATTAAAGTTAACGGGACGCCACAGGAACTGGACAAGGAAGAGACATTTTTTGAAAATATTCAACAGGATAGCCGGGTAGAAGTTAAGCTCAAACCCAATTTGCGCGTGGTTGAGACCAGCAGAGTAGGACAGGGCAGCATCGATCCGTCAAAGACTGTTTTTTATAAAGACAGCTACATGGTCAAGGCCGCACCTGCCCAGGGCTGGTATCTGCGGAGAGTAGAACTTGACGGCGAAGTCGCAGGAGAATTTACGGATCCGACGATACCCCAAACAATGATGCTGATGAGCGCTCTGGCCGATACAGCGGAACAGCAGGTTACCATTGACGAAAATCAAAACATTGTCATACCCCTCGAGGGCATTGTTGAAGACCATGAAGTTAAGGTGACATTTGTAAAAGAAGGTGAAACTGAGATACCGGAGGATAATTTATTTAACCTGTCAACACGTATTGAAGGAGGGACAGGAATAATTACGCCGGGTAGCGCTGTGTCCAGGGGTGAGACTGTCCAGATTAACTGGAGCCCGGACGCTGAATTTGAAGTTGACCATATTGACATCCGGGTAAACGGTGTTCTAAGAAATGATCTCGCAGCTACAGTGCAAAACAACAGCGTGATTCTCAACGATATCTGCGACACTTACGATATCACGGTGGTATTAAAGCATGGCGATCTAGAGGCGGATGACCCATCCGGCGGCGGGTTACCTTTATACTATAATATTCAGACAGACATCACTGGCGCCGCTGGGGCGGATATCACCCCGTCTCAGTATCATCGGCCGGCCGGATCCTCAGTGCCGGTGCAGTGGAGCTATGACGCTCTGCTCTACGAGGTGAAAGCGGTCAACGTCGACGGCGTCAGCCATCCAGAGCTGGCTGCCAGCTTTGAATACGCGTTTGACGATATTCAGTCAGATCACCGCATCGAAATTGTTTTGGGAGTTATTGAGCAAAAGGAGCCTGAAAAGGGCCAGTTTACGGTCAGCACAGCCGCCAGAGGCGGCGGCAGTATTGACCCTGCTGTGACAGTACAGGAAGGCAGCGACGCTGTGGTGCACTGGAAAGCATTTGAGGGTTACGAAGTATCAACCGTTATTATCGACGGAATTGTGCGGGGTGATCTGCAAAAGCCGGGTTCAGAAGGAAGTGTGGTTTTTGAAAAAATAGACCGAAATCATACGGTGACCGTAGTATTCCAAAAGGACAGCGGGAGCATTACCCCTGAAAATTATGTGGTCGAAACCTTCAGGCAAGGAAACGGCAGCATCACTCCCACCACGGCCATCAAAGCGGGTTCAGACCATGAGGTTGTTTTTGCCCCAGATCCCGGCTATAAGGTAACGCGTGTGGAAATCGACGGTGTGAGCCGTCCAGAGTTTATTAAAGAGGGAAAAATTGTTTTCAAACAGCTTTCAGGAAACCACCAGGTACAGGTGATTTTTGAAAAAGACGGTGAACCGGTAATCCCTGTGGAAACCTGTACAGTCCGCGTGACTGTTACCGGAGGTTCTGGAAAAGTGAGCGCGTCAGCGACTGTTTTAAAGGGCGAAAGCTACACAGTTAACTGGCAGCCCGAGGAAGGCTGGCGTGTTGGCAAAATTTTGATCAATGGGACAACTCGCCCTGACCTGTTAAATAAGACAAGCCTTGAGCTGAAAAAAGTTACAGAAGATCAGGAAATAGAAATATTTTTTGAACCCATTGAGAGCAGTGTTCCCCCAGAAACTGACGGCGGGCCTGAGGATGGGAATAAACTGGAAGAAGGAGATAACGGCAGTTCTATGAAGCCTATGTATCCTGACGAAGGTATGACAGAAAAAGAAGAAACACCTTCTGCGGAAAGTATTTCAAGTAAAAAAATTGTTCTGAGCGGTTTTGCACCAAATACAGGACTGCGTGAAAGCGGAGCGGGAAGGACGGCCCTGCTCGCAAAGCTTCTGAACGGGCAGTGGCCACTCAAAAGTGACAGAATGGCACTGGCAGATTTGATTTTGACAGCCCTGTCGGCCGCGCTGGCGGCGGAAGCGCTTGTGTTCAGAAGAAAGAAAAAAGCAAGGATGGTTGTAATGATGGCCGCAATCACATCTTTACTGCTGTTTTTACTGACACAGCCCTTGATTTTACGCTTTGTGATATTTGACAGCTGGAGTATTTTGTTTCTCGCCTTGATAGTCTGTCAATTGGCGGCTCGGCGGCTTTCTAAAGAAAACGAGGACGCTCCGGAAGAAGAAATTGAATAG
- a CDS encoding RNA polymerase sigma factor, which yields MEIFDYKRHEPIVSRAIAGDSEAFSELYRLTWRRQYVIVKKYFNSDILAEDILQDIYVKLLQSISTLKNPKTFMAFLNRITYNTCISYYRKKEPQNEQHCSDDTLFLNQPEMDLVFIPEEKALRDERYSALAEAMKTLSADERFLLSMRYYQNHKLSEIAEIMNCSLSTVKRRLNTAQKTLHQYFSQRGLYSFQIGLLPAMFKLSEGALPETLPFLSALPEATAQPPAKNISSKKRGIWWIPAVFAAVIGLILGVSSLNPENTGSIEDTEPPVLSGYSSSDKELTFTLKDNQSGVNPDSVYGLDADGNQYFPIRKSSSTFVFEIPDKNLTLFSSDLAGNQSSAALTISE from the coding sequence ATGGAAATTTTTGATTATAAACGCCATGAGCCCATCGTGTCACGGGCCATAGCAGGAGATTCCGAGGCATTTTCGGAGCTTTACCGCCTGACATGGCGGCGGCAGTACGTCATTGTCAAAAAATATTTTAACTCAGATATTTTAGCAGAGGATATCCTTCAGGATATTTATGTCAAGCTGCTTCAGTCTATCTCAACCCTTAAAAACCCTAAAACCTTTATGGCGTTTCTAAATCGGATTACTTATAATACCTGTATTTCCTATTATCGGAAAAAGGAACCTCAAAATGAGCAGCACTGTTCGGATGACACGCTTTTTTTAAATCAACCCGAAATGGATCTTGTCTTTATCCCAGAGGAAAAAGCATTGCGCGATGAACGCTATTCGGCATTGGCAGAGGCGATGAAAACACTTTCGGCAGATGAACGTTTTCTGCTGTCCATGCGCTATTACCAAAATCATAAGCTCTCAGAAATCGCGGAAATTATGAACTGCTCCCTCAGCACCGTAAAACGCCGATTGAATACCGCGCAGAAAACACTTCATCAATACTTTTCTCAGCGTGGGCTTTACAGCTTTCAAATTGGTCTGCTGCCAGCTATGTTCAAGCTCTCCGAAGGCGCTCTTCCCGAAACGCTGCCTTTTTTATCAGCGCTTCCTGAGGCAACCGCACAGCCCCCGGCAAAAAATATTTCTTCCAAAAAGCGCGGAATTTGGTGGATTCCCGCTGTCTTTGCTGCTGTTATAGGTCTCATTCTGGGCGTATCCAGTCTCAATCCGGAAAATACCGGCTCAATTGAGGATACCGAACCACCTGTTCTCTCAGGCTACTCCTCCAGCGATAAGGAACTCACCTTTACGCTAAAGGACAATCAAAGCGGCGTTAACCCAGACAGTGTTTATGGGCTTGACGCCGATGGAAATCAATATTTCCCTATACGTAAATCCAGCAGTACCTTTGTTTTTGAAATTCCTGACAAAAATCTAACTCTTTTTTCCAGTGATCTTGCTGGTAACCAGAGCAGCGCTGCGCTTACCATATCAGAATAA
- a CDS encoding RNA polymerase sigma factor encodes MKNLDYEQLGALVVSVQEGNKADFERLYRLTYDSQYFLASQIMEDPYLAEDVIQDVYIKLLSNIDTIRKPGMLISYLNRMTYNTCISYKRKQYYIVEKPSEDSYLDSLSSTHSYYPEPAEKLMHQETSLELLSFLSLLSDRDRAIFILRYREDMKLKDIALSLDCSLSTVKRQLKKIRQLFVEKLGKERSPAFFLMPALKTSAAGFAFESSGASALLNKIMTQPEGFAASQNPNTFQSFLNTAERIKRQQHLKWLLPPVFAFVSILLVLPAALSDLVFSAAEPITVVDTTIPELLSYQATPTTLSVILYDEGSGVNFASIYAVTSQGEVIYPESTSPEQNGITFSLPERPGQLEVYVSDYAGNLGRSIVIIE; translated from the coding sequence ATGAAAAATTTAGATTACGAGCAGCTTGGCGCGCTGGTTGTAAGCGTTCAGGAGGGCAATAAAGCAGACTTTGAAAGGCTCTACCGATTAACCTATGATTCACAGTATTTTCTGGCTTCACAGATTATGGAAGATCCCTATCTGGCAGAAGACGTCATTCAAGATGTGTACATAAAGCTCTTAAGCAACATTGATACCATCAGAAAGCCGGGAATGCTTATCTCCTATCTCAACCGAATGACCTACAATACCTGTATCTCTTACAAACGAAAGCAATACTATATTGTGGAAAAACCGTCAGAGGACAGCTATCTGGATTCTCTCAGCAGCACACACTCGTATTATCCCGAACCGGCTGAAAAGCTTATGCATCAGGAAACCAGCCTGGAACTCTTAAGCTTTTTGTCGCTTCTTTCAGACCGTGACAGAGCCATCTTCATTCTTCGCTACCGCGAGGATATGAAGCTTAAGGACATCGCCCTTTCTCTGGACTGCTCACTGAGTACCGTTAAACGGCAGCTAAAAAAAATCCGTCAGTTATTTGTCGAAAAGCTGGGGAAGGAGCGCAGTCCGGCTTTTTTTCTTATGCCCGCGCTCAAAACCTCAGCTGCCGGCTTTGCTTTTGAAAGCTCCGGGGCTTCTGCCCTTTTAAATAAAATAATGACTCAACCAGAGGGCTTTGCAGCTTCGCAAAATCCAAACACCTTCCAAAGTTTTTTAAACACCGCCGAGCGTATAAAAAGACAACAGCATCTAAAATGGCTTCTCCCACCGGTTTTTGCGTTTGTATCCATATTACTTGTTCTGCCCGCTGCCCTGAGCGATCTGGTATTTTCTGCTGCTGAACCCATAACGGTAGTAGACACAACCATTCCTGAGCTGCTCTCCTATCAAGCAACCCCGACAACTCTTTCGGTTATCCTTTATGACGAAGGCTCTGGTGTTAATTTTGCGTCCATCTACGCTGTCACCAGCCAAGGTGAAGTTATCTATCCCGAAAGCACATCCCCCGAGCAAAACGGTATTACCTTTTCGCTTCCGGAGCGTCCCGGCCAGCTGGAGGTTTATGTTTCAGACTATGCTGGAAATCTCGGACGATCAATTGTAATAATCGAATAA
- a CDS encoding FAD-dependent oxidoreductase has translation MNKKTEQYDVVIIGGGAAGLTAGIYCGRARLKTLLIEKALVGGLATYTSEIENYPGFPEGSSGLGLMDLFHEQAKKFGVKFKLTDVRSVDFSGETKVVETFRNRFEAKVVIVATGGKPRLTGAENEDKYLYDKGISFCATCDAAANTGKTVMVIGSGDAAIEEGTFLTKFADKVIVSVMHEEGKMDCNEIAKAQALENPKMEFIWNTVAERFEGDEHLDTVVLKNIKTEESIPVKVDTCFLFIGYLPNTEWFKDILDMNRGGYLITNERMETNVPGVLAAGDVRDKFLKQVATAVGDGAIAGYGAEKYISELEVYESQVLNNGEPSVVYVWNAVDPNCRELMTTVEAFQEKHAGDLHVTNVDIYKSDGIARRLGISEVPAVLYIKNNEVQKTLTQNISMEGLEGLVD, from the coding sequence ATGAATAAGAAAACAGAGCAGTATGATGTTGTAATAATCGGCGGCGGCGCTGCTGGCCTGACCGCGGGGATCTACTGCGGGCGTGCCCGCCTGAAAACCCTGCTGATCGAAAAGGCACTGGTGGGGGGGCTTGCCACCTATACCAGTGAAATTGAAAACTATCCCGGCTTTCCAGAAGGCTCAAGCGGTCTGGGGCTCATGGATTTATTCCATGAACAGGCCAAGAAATTCGGCGTGAAATTTAAGCTGACCGATGTGCGCTCCGTAGATTTCTCCGGCGAAACCAAGGTGGTTGAAACTTTCAGAAACCGCTTTGAGGCCAAGGTCGTCATTGTGGCCACCGGCGGAAAGCCGCGTCTGACCGGCGCTGAAAACGAGGATAAATATCTGTACGACAAGGGTATCTCCTTCTGCGCGACCTGTGACGCGGCCGCCAACACCGGAAAGACCGTTATGGTCATCGGCAGCGGCGACGCGGCCATTGAGGAAGGCACCTTCCTGACAAAATTCGCGGACAAGGTCATCGTTTCCGTTATGCATGAGGAAGGCAAAATGGACTGCAACGAGATCGCCAAGGCCCAGGCCCTGGAAAATCCAAAAATGGAATTTATCTGGAATACCGTTGCCGAACGCTTTGAGGGCGACGAGCACCTGGATACTGTCGTGCTGAAAAACATTAAAACCGAGGAGTCCATCCCCGTCAAGGTAGATACCTGTTTCCTCTTTATCGGCTATCTCCCCAATACCGAATGGTTTAAGGATATTCTGGATATGAACCGCGGCGGTTACCTCATTACCAACGAACGGATGGAAACCAACGTGCCAGGTGTTCTTGCCGCAGGCGACGTCCGTGATAAATTCTTAAAACAGGTTGCCACAGCCGTAGGCGACGGCGCCATTGCCGGCTACGGCGCAGAAAAATATATCTCCGAACTGGAAGTCTATGAAAGCCAGGTGCTCAACAATGGCGAACCCTCCGTCGTCTATGTATGGAACGCGGTAGATCCCAACTGCCGTGAGCTCATGACCACCGTTGAAGCCTTCCAGGAAAAACACGCAGGTGACCTCCACGTCACCAATGTGGATATTTACAAATCCGACGGCATTGCCAGACGTTTGGGCATCTCCGAAGTGCCGGCGGTCCTCTATATCAAAAACAACGAAGTCCAGAAAACCCTGACTCAAAATATCTCCATGGAAGGGCTTGAAGGACTGGTAGATTAG